TCTTCGTGACCGGGTGTATCTAATATGTTTATTCTTTTCCCGGCATAGTCAAATTGCATCACGGAAGACGTAACGGAAATCCCTCTTTGCTTCTCAATTTCCATCCAATCAGAAGTTGCATATTTTCCAGTTTTTCTTCCTTTTACTGTCCCAGCGTCCCGGATTGCACCACCAAAATACAGTAGTTTTTCAGTTATTGTCGTTTTTCCTGCGTCTGGATGCGAGATAATCGCAAAAGTTCGACGCGCATTAATTTCATCTGTTATAGAATGCTCCATAATTTTTTCTCCTTTTTTATGCTTGAAGTTTACAAACGAAAAAAGAACCACCTGTCTTGCCGAAAACAGCTTAGCAATCGAGATAGCTCTTTCCTAATTTATTAATTTATTTTTCTTGCTCTAAATTTGTTCTCCGCCGCTTCAAGTGCAATGTCGGCATCTGAATGCGGATACTTTTCACGTCCGATAATTTGAAAGTCTTCATGGCCTTTTCCAGCGAATATAATGATATCATCTTCTTCTGCTACAGACACAGCATGTTGAACAGCTTCTACCCGATCGCCGATACAAGCATATTGTTGATGCGTCATTCCCGCCTCAAGCTCAGACAAAATTGTTTCATATGGTTCATCACGTGGATCATCTGTCGTTAACACAACGTAATCCGCAGCAGAGGCTTCTTTGGCCATAATTGGGCGCTTCACTCGATCACGATTTCCACCTGTACCGATTAGAAAAATGATTTTATTTTTCTTATAAGGTATGACCGCCTCAATCGCCTTTTGAATCGCGTCAGCAGTATGTGCATAGTCAACATACATCGTAAGCGGCAAGTCTGTCTCCACTTTTTCCATGCGACCTGCAATCGGTTCAATTTCACTTAAATAAGTGACGATGCTTTCAATTGTCATCCCTTTTGCGTACAATGCCGCCGTAGCCGCAAGCGCATTCGCTACACTAAATTCACCAATTAATTTCATCTGAACATGAAATTCACCGTCAGGCGTTACGAGCGTGAACCTCGTTTGATTGGCTTCTAACTGGATATCTATCCCATGAAAATGTCCTTTATTGTGTACGCCATATGTGAGAATTGGATAACTTGTTTTTTCAATGAATTTTTCAAACCAAGGATCATCGATATTCACAATGGCATACTTTCTTTGCGAAAGGTCTTGTCCCAATTGCGCAAACAATAACCCTTTCGCATCCCCGTAATTTTCCATCGTTCCGTGAAAATCAAGGTGATCATGCGTTAAATTTGTAAAGACCGCAATGTCAAATTCAGTACCTGCCAACCGACCTTCAACTAGTCCATGTGAGGAAACTTCCATCGTCATCGTTTGACACCCTTCATTCGCAGCTTGCGCAATCATGGACTGTGTAGCAAGTACATTCCCGGTCGTATTTTCCGTTTCATAAAGCGTTCCATTTAAATTAAATCCGATTGTTCCGGAAGCCGCAGATTTTTCATGAGCTGCTTGTAAAATTGACTGGATAATGCCACTTACACTTGTCTTTCCATTCGTTCCTGTTACACCAATCATCGTCATTTTTTTCGATGGATAATTAAAATATCGCGGTGCTAATAAACCAAGTGCCCGTGAGGTATTTTCAACAGTCACAACTGCAACTTTCTCTAGATCTACAGGTATCGGTTTAGAAGCCACGATGACGCGTGCCCCGTTATCAACCGCTTGTTGAACATATTGATGTCCATCCACGGTAAACCCTTCAATACAAACAAAGACGCCACCGGGCTGGACCGCTCTAGAATCCACCTCCAAATCTGTCACCGTTTCAGGTAGTGCGCCCGCCACCTGTGTTATAGGTAATATCGAAAATAAATCTTTCGTATCCATCAAAATCCTCCGTTCAATCCATCATATTCGATGTCACATAAGCAAAAAGTAACCCGGCAGTCGCCTCTAAAGAATCGATATGTGTCCGCTCAAGTGCATGAGAAGACTCGATGCCTGGTCCAAATAATGCATGCTTCACATCAAAACCTGCACGAATGGCAGCCGATGCATCTGATCCATAATAAGGGTAAATGTCCAATTTATAATCAATTTTCTTTTGTTTCGCAAGTTCAACGAGATGTTGAGTTAATTCGTAATGGTAAGGTCCACTTGAATCTTTTGCACATATGGAGACGGTATACTCATCAGTTGCTTGTCCATCACCAATAGCACCCATATCAACTGCTATGTACTCAACTGTCTCAGCTGGAATATTGGAATTTCCACCATATCCAATTTCTTCGTTGTTAGAAATATAAAAATGCGTTGTATGTGGCAGAATAATGTTTTCGTCTTTTATTACTCGAATTAATTCAACGAGCAGTGCAGTGCTTGCTTTGTCGTCAAGATGACGTGACTTTATAAATCCATTAGCCGTTATTTCAAATCTTGGATTGAATGATACAAAGTCGCCTACTTCTATACCAAGTTTACGTGTATCCTTCTCATTTAATACTTTTTCATCAATACGGACTTCAATATTGTCTGCACTTCGCTCAGCAGTCCCCGAATCTTTATAAACATGGACTGTCGTTTGGCGCATTAAGATTGTTCCGCGCAACTTTTTCCCTGATGCCGTGTGAATTGTACAATATTCTCCCTCAACTGAGTTCCAATTAAAGCCACCGATATTCGTCAATTTCAAACGGCCATTGCTTTTAACTTCTTTTACCATGGCACCTAATGTGTCTGTATGGGCGGTTAATAAACGATGACGTGCTTGGTCTTCACCTTCAATTGTAGCAATAACTGCTCCTTTATTCGTTTTTTTATAAGTAACGCCCATTTTATCAAATTCATCCGCAACGATAGCCATCACATCCGATGTATAGCCAGATGGACTTGGCGTTTCAATAAGTTTTTGCAAAAGAGCCACTGTTTTTTCTTGATTAAATAAAGTTGTCATTCAATTTCTCCTCTTTTCCCCGTACTTAAATTATACAATGATTATCCTTTGAGAAAAAGGTAAAAGAAACAAAGTGACGCGAAAAACAATTCGTTTGTACTAAAAAACTCCACTTGTTTTAGCAAGCAACAACTGGAGTGTAGGATTATCACCGAATGAACGGTTTGATGAGTTTTAATTTATTTTTATAAGGTGGGAAGGCTAATTTCATCTGGATTTTTGTATTTCTTTGCATCATCGATTTTGCATGCGTGAATAATTCAAAGCTTGCTTTACCATGATAAGCATTCACGCCCGATGCACCGACACCGCCGAAGGGTAAATGGATATTCCCAACATGGGAAATTGTATCATTAATACACCCACCACCGAATGGCAAGTTTTCAATAAAATAATTAGCCGCACGTTCGTTTTCTGTAAACATATAAGCAGCTAACGGTTTAGGTTTTCGTCTAATTTGATGCATCGCTTCGCCCAAATTATCATATTCGATGATCGGTAATACAGGTCCAAATATTTCATCTTCCATGGATGGACTATCCCAATGAACATTTGCTAGTAAAGTTGGCGCAATATAAAGTTCTGTTCGTTCAAATTGTCCACCATAAATAATTTGAGACGACTCCCTCTCTATCATTGCAGTGATTCTGTTGAAATGCCGTTCATTAATCATGCGACCATAATCTAGACTGTTTAGAGGGTTTCCACTATAAAACTTTTTTATAACATGAATCATTCGTTCAATTAATGTTTCTTTAACACTTGTGTGTACGAGTAAATAATCAGGTGCCACGCAAGTTTGACCAGTATTTAAAAACTTTCCCCAAACAATACGTTCCGCCGCATGTTCAAGTTTTGCGGTTTGATCCACTATAACAGGACTTTTCCCACCTAACTCTAATGTGATGGGTGTGAGCCTTTCAGCTGCAGCCTTCATAATAATTTTCCCTACCGTCACACTTCCTGTAAAGAAAATATAGTCGAAAGGCGCATGGATTAAAGTTGAAACTTCTTCACGTTCGCCTTCTACTACACGTATATAATGAGGTGGGAATATCTTTTCTATTATATCGCGAATCACATGACATGTATTTTCAGCCATTTCTGAGGGCTTAATAATTGCACAATTCCCGCCAATAATTGCGCCGATTAATGGTTCCATGACAAGTTGAAATGGATAATTAAATGGTCCAATAATAAGCACGACGCCATACGGTTCGCGAACGATAAAACTTTTAGCCGGTTGTAAATGAATCGGCGTCTTCACTTTTTCTGGTTTAACCCAATCATCAATCGATTTAAGCATATATGAAATACTTGAAAGAACGAAACCAATTTCGGTTGCATACGATTCAAAAGAACTTTTTCCTAAGTCTTTTTGAAGCGCAAGCGTGATGGCATCTTCATGCTCGAGGATTGCATCATATAACCTTTTCAACATACTTTTTCTAAATTCAACACTTTTTGTTTCACCTGAAAAATAAAAGTTCCGTTGCCCCTGAATCATTGACTGAACATCATCTGCAGTAAAGTTCAATTTGCTCCCTCCATTTCGTTTCTTTTACGAATGATAGACAGAATACTAGAACGATGAAAACGAAAATCAACCATATATCTCCACTTTTATTGATTGAATATTTATTCTAAAAGTGAATCGATAAGCCTTTGAACTTCAAGTCCTTCTTCAAATGGTACAAGATTTGACTCTTTTTCATTCGACGCTGCAATACATTCGTCAACAAGCGTTCTAACCGAATCGAAAGAAGTCAATATTTCAAAAGCACTGTTTTTTCTTGCGATGCTAAGTTCGGACCAATTACGTAGTTTTAAAACACCGTTCGTTCCATATACTATATATGTCAGATTTTCTTTCTGACCAATACCTGAAAGACCATTCAGAAGAAACGGGATGTTATTTTCCGTCGCACCAGTGGCTAAGACGCTTGTTTCAGCTAAAGTTACGTCTGTAGGATAGGTTGTTTGATGATGATGAATGGATAGTTCGCCAAACATTCTGCACATAAGTTGGAGATAATGAGGGAATACTTCTCTAACAAAGCCACCTTGTTCTCGAGAACCAATCCAAGGATTTTGTTGCCAAGGACGTGGCCAATCTTGAAAATGTGCATTCAATTCGATACGCACGACTGATCCAATTTCTCCACTTCGGACAAGTTTCATCATATGTCTGACAGATGGGCTATACATGAGTGGGAAATGCATTGCTGTTCGGGTGTTACTTTTTCCAGTTGCTTCGACCATGTGTAACCCATCTGTTGCATCGTGGGCAAGCGGCTTTTCACAAAGCACGTTTAATCCGGCCTCGGACGCTTGATTACTTAATTCGGCATGGGATGCTGGCGGTGTCCCGATATAGACCCAGTCTGGCTTTAAAGCGAGCACTTCCTCATATGAGGTTGTTGCTTGTAAATCATATTTATTCGCAATTTCCGTTAGACGAACGTTGTTTTCATCAAATATCGCAATGATTTTTGCTTGTTCATTTTGTTGAAGCTGTTGGATGATTCTTTCGCCAACAATTCCAGTACCAACAATCGCAAATGTAGTATGCAATAAACTCGCTCCTTTTATTTAATCAAGAAAAAGAAAAAGTAGGCCTTCCGATTCCATTTGCCCTTACTCGGTTTTTATTATAACACCGATGGGTAAAGAGTGTTTAAGTCCCTATAAACAAATGAGGAGGAAATACAATGACAACTACTGAAGCATGGTGGGAAGAAATATTCGAGGGAGACCTTGCCCTTGGAATTAATAAAGAGAGACTTGCTGAACTTGAAGAAGAGAATTTTCTCTATTTTAATGAGGATAATTCTGATGACAATGATTTGCATTCATAATGTTAACAGCTTTTCCGATTATTACTTGGAAAAGCTGTTTTTTTCTATACTTCTCCACAAATAGAGTGCGGCGTAACTTAAATATGGAGACCAAATTGGAAAACGCGCAATAATTTCTTCTTTCGTTGGCTTTCTATCCATTTCCCATAAATTCATTAACGCATTTTGTAAACCAATATCTGCGACTGGAAATAAGTTTGGACGTCCTAAACCTGACATGAGGAAGTTTTGGGCAGTCCATGGACCGACACCTCGGTAATCGGTTAGTATATCGATTACTTCATTGTCCTCCAATCGTCGTAATTTTTCAAGATCTAGAGAACCAGTTGCTACCGCTTGCGATAAACCGATGATATACTCGGCCTTCCTTGAACTAAACTGCATATCCCGTAGCGTTGATACTTCAAGGTCGGCGATTACTTCAGGAGAAGGATATCTCCACACCCCATCTATCTCACTGCCAAATGCTTCAACAAAACGCCTCGTTAACGTATTCGCAAAAGACATATTTAATTGCTGATGAATAATACTACGCATTAATGTACTGTACAATGAAAAACTGCGAACAAGTGGCGTACCTTCGTGTGCTTGAAATATCGGCGCCAAATCTGAATCCATGAAATGAAGGTAAATCTCATCCAAAGGTTCATTAAAATGGAAAATACTTTTCACCATATCCTTTTGTGCCTCATTTAAAATTCCTTTTAGTAAAAATGAAGGTGATTCTTTCGTGCCCATTGCTTGCAAGGTCACTATATTTCCTTCCTCCATTGGAAATCGTATTGAACGATTCAACATATCGACCGAATTTACAGGATCTCCCGCTAACTTTTCTAATGCTCCGTCGAAGTCATATACAAATGGAAGTGTAATAATCTCTGCCATCCCCCTCACCCGCCTTTATAAATTGTATCTCTAGTATACTAAAACCGTGATTGAAGCACATATGATTTATGCATAATGACGATGCTTTCATAAATAAATATATAAGGCAAAAACCCATTCTAAAAAAACTTTCCAAAAAGGGTTGACTTAATTTCTACGTTAGGTATAATAGTAATTGTCCAGTACATGAGACACATAATCTTTCAAACGGTTTCGTAGCTCAGTTGGGAGAGCGCCACCTCGACAAGGTGGAAGTCGGGGGTTCGAGCCCCTCCGAGACCATACTTTTTAAAAGCATCATCTCTTTTGAGATGATGCTTTTTTTATTGCTTTCACTTACTCCGTTAACCTATTACTAGTTTACTTACTAAACTTGACAATTATCGTAAATTCTTAAAGCCGCCATGATTTTATCCTGCTCTCACAACCTTCCCCCCTGTCTCTGGAATCACATGTAACACATAATCCATATAATAAAGCTAAGCATTGTTGAATAAGATAAATGAGGGGTGATATTGTGTATTTCATGAAACCTATCCCTTCCCATCCTAAAGATCTTCATCGTTTTTTTATGCGCTGGTCGGGGACTCAAAAATTATTGTTCGGCGCTTTAATGGCAGCGTTAGCAGCTATATTACAATCGGCTGGAGGCCTGTTACCTGGGGTCGGCTTTCTCATTAGTCCATTTACTACGGCACCAATTTTACTTGTTGCGCTTGTCTCTTTACGCACGAGTGTTTTGTCTTACTTTTTGACGATTTTGTTATTATTATTCATTGAACCAACCGAGTTGTTTATTTTTCCTTTTACAACTGGATTACTTGGATTTGGTCTAGGGTTCGCGTTTCATTTTTTAAATCGTCGATTGGAGATTTTAATAGCGAATGGAGTATTATTAACGATTGGTATATGTATTCCACTTTATGGATTAGGATTTCCTGTTTTCGGTCCAGCTTTATCTTCTTTTAACCTATCCGCTTTAGCGATTATTTTTGGATTTTCTTTTTTTTACAGCCTAATCTGGTTAGAATTCAGTTTTTATTTTCTTAATAAAATCAAACGCATCTTGGGGGTATGATTATAAGACACGAAAAAAGCATGATCCACATTGTACTGGACCATGCCTTTTTCCTCCCTAATTTCTAGGGGCGCACACGGAAAATTTGTTCGTTCTCCATTCCATTTCACATTCACAAACTGTTCTTTCTGACGACACATTTCCTATCTCGTCAGTGCAGTTTGAATAGCTGAACTGTATTTTTGCCTTATCCGGCAAGGGTTTACATTACTTAACTTCGTAACTTTTCATTTACAGTTCGCCGCCAATTGCACTTTAACAAAAAACTTACCGCTTACTATTAAGTTGTCTTCGCTCAATTCGTTTATGCTACACGACTTTTCTTGAGCTTACTTCATGAAACCTAAAAACTTTGGTTCCGACGAGATATTCCATCGCCAGTAAAGCAAATTTTCCGCCAAGGCTGTGCATTTCAAAATTGAACGTTCAGCCATCATATTACTGGCTTATTTTCAATATCGTTTAGCCTTGTATTTATTGTATACCCTTAAATCTTTTTCTTAAACATAAGAAACCATATTTTTAAAAATAAATTTATACTAATCAATTTCATACAGCTTTCTTTAAGGAGAAATTCGAATGTTTGATATGAATGTTATGCTTATCATTCGTGTAATGGTGTCTCCGTTGATTGGAGTGGAAGGCGCCGACTCCTGTGGGAGTAAGCAAAAGCCGTAACGAAGAACGGCTTTTGCGAATAAAAGCGAAGCGTTATGAGCAGGAATATCCAACAGGATGCCTTAATTTCTGCAAAAACCGCAGAAATACGGCAAATCGCAATCTACGTTTTGCAATTGGCTCACCGCCCGCCCCACGGAAAGCGTGCGCCTGGAACGGAAATCAACAGCATTCGGATTATTATTATAATGTTGACTCTATCTATCCACCCACCACTTTCTCTACATTTGAAAAAAACTTCCTTCGTTTTATCAAACGAAGGAAGTTTTTGGTGTTCATTTATGCAACTGCCACACTCTTGTCATTATCATCTCTATCTCGAGATTTATATTGGATTGCCACCAAGCCAACAAATAAGACAAGCCCAACAATATCTGTAATCGTTTCAGGAAAGATTAATAATAAACCTGTACCGACTGCAATGATTCGTTCAATCCAATTACATTTACGGTACCAATAGCCAATCATTCCCGCACCAATCGCTATCATACCAATCAGCGCAGTAAAGACCACCCATAAAATCTCAGGCACAGATGCGCCTATCATTAATAATGCAGGGTTAAAGACAAACATATACGGAATGATAAAGGCTGCGATGGCCAACTTGGATGAAGTGACGCCAGTTTTAATCGGATCACCGCCCGAAATTCCTGAAGCTGCAAAGGCTGCAAGCGCAACTGGCGGTGTAATATCTGCGACTATGCCGAAAAAGAAAACGAATAAATGCGCAGATAATGCAACTACTATCGGGATAGCAGCACCCGGTTCAGAACCAATCATAAGAAGTGTAATAATTGCCGGCGCAGCAATCGTTGACGTAATTACATAGTTTGCCGTTGTTGGTGACCCCATTCCTAAAACAAGTGAAGCAAACATTGTAAAGACTAGCGTTAGGAAGACGTTACCGCCCGCAGCGGAAATCAAGCCATTGGCAAGCCCTAACCCAAGTCCCGTTTTTAATACGACACCTACAATAATTCCTGCACATGCAGTTGCCGCCGCAACCGCCAACGCAGTCCGGGCACCATCAACAAGTGCTTCAATCATATCTTTAAAGCCAATTCGTGTTTCTTTGCGAATTGCACTTACTACGATTGTCAATACAATCCCGTAAAGCGCGGCTTGCATCGTAGGAATGCCGATTAATAAGAAGAAAATAATTCCCAAAATCGGTAACAATAAATAAATTTTCTTTAACACTTTTTTGCGGTCTGGAATTTGATCTTCTTTCATCCCTTTTAACCCAACACGTTTCGCCTCAAAATGTGTCATAATCCATATACCTGTGAAGTATAGGATTGCTGGGATTGTGGCTGCTTTGGCGATTTCCCAATACGTAATTCCGCCAATAAATTCTACCATCAGGAAGGCTGCAGCACCCATGATCGGCGGCATTAATTGCCCACCTGTTGAAGCAGCTGCTTCGACACCACCGGCAAATTCTTTACGATAGCCAAGCTTTTTCATCATTGGAATTGTATAAGATCCTGACCCGACTACGTTGGCGACAGAACTTCCTGAAATCGTTCCTTGCAAAGCACTTGAGAATATCGCAACTTTTGCAGGTCCTCCAACTAAGCGCCCAGCCAACACAACGGCAAGTTCATTAAAGTAATTTCCAACGCCAGTTTTCACGAGAAACGCCCCAAATAATAGGAATACGAAAATAAACGTTGCGGAAACACTTATCGGTGTACCTAATATCCCGTCTGTCGTAAAAAACATCGTTCGCACGATACTTTTAACATCTTGGCCACGGTGATTTAAAAAACCAGGGAAATAAGGTCCGAAAAATGCATACACTAAAAACACACTTGAAATAATTGTAATCGGAATTCCAACTGCTCGCCGTGCCGCTTCTAATGTTAGTAGTATTGCAATAATCCCGATAATCATATCCATTTCTGTTAATCTACCAACTTGCATCGTAATTTTTTCAATATTGAGCGGCCAATAAAGCCCTACCGCAACTGAAAGCAGTGCTAAGAGCAAATCGTAAAATGGAACCTTTCCTCGCTTTGTTTTGCCCAATCTTTTTCTTGCTGGAAATAAAATAAATATTAAAGATAAAGCAAATCCTAAGTGAATGGAACGTTGAATATATGCTGTGTATTGCCCAAAAATGGCCGTGTACAACTGAAACAATGAAAATGCAAGAAGGCCGACAAAAACAATTTTCCTAAAAACCGATCCGAGATCTCTTGTATTCGATTCAGGGTCATATTTACGAAGGATTTCATCTTGTTCTTCTTCAGATAATGTTTCTAGCTCAGTCTCCTGAACATCAACATTTTTCTGCTCTTGCTGCTTTTTATCTCTAGCCATTTAAATTCTCTCCTTTCATTAATTGATAATAAGTTAATTTTTGCACTTTAAATTCATAGGTCTTTCCCTTTTCTAAATATCTCTTTAGGTCTAACTCATTGTGATCATAACGAAGTGCTAAATCTGCATCTACTCTTCCGATATGAAGCCTAAATGAGTCGATTACTCTATCATTATATGTAAGCGTATAAACGCCATCCTTTAATTCCAAAGTTTCACCCTCTGCTGCTTCTCCTGGCAATCCAATGGAAAGGTTTTGATATGACATGGATAACAAACGAATCTTTTGTTCTGGCGTTATTTCGTAAGATTCAATGACATCAGTTAAATGAATGGAATGTACATATCTAATTTCAAATGCTTTTCGCTCATTTATCGTAACGTAAAAAAATTTATTTGACCTGGTATCAGAAAATAGCAAAGCCTCTGTCATAGGCAGAAAAAAGAAGGCGGATAAAATAAGTATCAAAAATAAAAATAACAACCTTGTTTTAATATTCCTCATTCGCTTTTCCTTTCCGAACGCTAACCAGAACATCCTAAGCAAGCAGTTCATAACGAATGCATATGACTAAGAATTGATAGAAATGGAGCGGTCGAAGCATTGCGCCTCGCCGCCCCACTTTTCAATGTGTTTTACTTTCCATTTGCTTCATCAAAATATTTTTGTGCACCAGGATGAATGTCGATACCGACTCCGTCTAATCCCGTTTCAGCTTTAATATACTGCCCTTTATCATGTGTCAATTTTGATGCATTATCGTAAATTGCTTTCGTAATTTCATATACTAAATCTTCTGGAAGCTCATTCTTAACAACAAGCATCGCACCTACTGAAACTGCATTTGTATCTTCAGTCGAACCATAAGTCCCTGAAGGAATGACTTCTTTTGCATAGTAAGGATACTTCTCAATGAGCTCTTCAGCTTTAGCATCCTCAATAGGAACGATGAATACTTTCGCTACTGCATTCAATCCTTCAACCGCACCAGTTGGCGTACCTGCCGTAACGAATGCCGCGTCGATTTGTCCTGATTGAATACTTTCCTGTGACTCCCCAAAGTCTAAGTTTTGCGCATCGATATCATCCATTGATAGTCCGTGAATTTCAAGCAATTGCTTTGCATTCGCTTCCGTTCCTGAACCAATTGCGCCAACTGAAACTTTTTTACCTTTTAAATCTTCAAAGGATTTAATCCCACTTTTTTCAAGTGTAACGAGTTGCACAGTTTCAGGATAAAGTGAGCCAATTGCAGATACTTCATCAATCACTTCATCTTCAAACATCAATTCACCGTTTGCTGCATAATAGGCGATGTCCGTTTGAACAAATGCGATTTCAGCAGCGCCCTCTTTTAGGTCAATCATATTCGCCGCAGAAGCTTGTGAAACTTCGGCATCTGTTTTAATACCAGTCTCTTTTGAAATAAAATCTGCAAACGATCCGCCAAGTGGATAATAGGTTCCTTGAGCTCCGCCTGTTAAAATACTTAAATTATCATAGTCATCTTTTTCTTTTGTTGCGCCATCACTAGAACCGCCCGAGTTACATGCAGCTAGCACAAGCATAGCAATCATTGAAATAATCGCCAATACATGGAGTTTCCCCTTTTTCATATTTCATTCCTCCCTTTTAGTTTAGAACTTTTATTGTTCAAATTCTATATTAACATGAAAGCGCCTACATATGTCAATATTCATAATATAATAATTCACAAAAAAACTCCCTTCATTAAATAAAA
This window of the Sporosarcina ureilytica genome carries:
- a CDS encoding M42 family metallopeptidase; this encodes MTTLFNQEKTVALLQKLIETPSPSGYTSDVMAIVADEFDKMGVTYKKTNKGAVIATIEGEDQARHRLLTAHTDTLGAMVKEVKSNGRLKLTNIGGFNWNSVEGEYCTIHTASGKKLRGTILMRQTTVHVYKDSGTAERSADNIEVRIDEKVLNEKDTRKLGIEVGDFVSFNPRFEITANGFIKSRHLDDKASTALLVELIRVIKDENIILPHTTHFYISNNEEIGYGGNSNIPAETVEYIAVDMGAIGDGQATDEYTVSICAKDSSGPYHYELTQHLVELAKQKKIDYKLDIYPYYGSDASAAIRAGFDVKHALFGPGIESSHALERTHIDSLEATAGLLFAYVTSNMMD
- a CDS encoding DUF1850 domain-containing protein, with protein sequence MRNIKTRLLFLFLILILSAFFFLPMTEALLFSDTRSNKFFYVTINERKAFEIRYVHSIHLTDVIESYEITPEQKIRLLSMSYQNLSIGLPGEAAEGETLELKDGVYTLTYNDRVIDSFRLHIGRVDADLALRYDHNELDLKRYLEKGKTYEFKVQKLTYYQLMKGENLNG
- a CDS encoding DNA-3-methyladenine glycosylase family protein; the encoded protein is MAEIITLPFVYDFDGALEKLAGDPVNSVDMLNRSIRFPMEEGNIVTLQAMGTKESPSFLLKGILNEAQKDMVKSIFHFNEPLDEIYLHFMDSDLAPIFQAHEGTPLVRSFSLYSTLMRSIIHQQLNMSFANTLTRRFVEAFGSEIDGVWRYPSPEVIADLEVSTLRDMQFSSRKAEYIIGLSQAVATGSLDLEKLRRLEDNEVIDILTDYRGVGPWTAQNFLMSGLGRPNLFPVADIGLQNALMNLWEMDRKPTKEEIIARFPIWSPYLSYAALYLWRSIEKNSFSK
- a CDS encoding TAXI family TRAP transporter solute-binding subunit, coding for MKKGKLHVLAIISMIAMLVLAACNSGGSSDGATKEKDDYDNLSILTGGAQGTYYPLGGSFADFISKETGIKTDAEVSQASAANMIDLKEGAAEIAFVQTDIAYYAANGELMFEDEVIDEVSAIGSLYPETVQLVTLEKSGIKSFEDLKGKKVSVGAIGSGTEANAKQLLEIHGLSMDDIDAQNLDFGESQESIQSGQIDAAFVTAGTPTGAVEGLNAVAKVFIVPIEDAKAEELIEKYPYYAKEVIPSGTYGSTEDTNAVSVGAMLVVKNELPEDLVYEITKAIYDNASKLTHDKGQYIKAETGLDGVGIDIHPGAQKYFDEANGK
- a CDS encoding aldehyde dehydrogenase; its protein translation is MNFTADDVQSMIQGQRNFYFSGETKSVEFRKSMLKRLYDAILEHEDAITLALQKDLGKSSFESYATEIGFVLSSISYMLKSIDDWVKPEKVKTPIHLQPAKSFIVREPYGVVLIIGPFNYPFQLVMEPLIGAIIGGNCAIIKPSEMAENTCHVIRDIIEKIFPPHYIRVVEGEREEVSTLIHAPFDYIFFTGSVTVGKIIMKAAAERLTPITLELGGKSPVIVDQTAKLEHAAERIVWGKFLNTGQTCVAPDYLLVHTSVKETLIERMIHVIKKFYSGNPLNSLDYGRMINERHFNRITAMIERESSQIIYGGQFERTELYIAPTLLANVHWDSPSMEDEIFGPVLPIIEYDNLGEAMHQIRRKPKPLAAYMFTENERAANYFIENLPFGGGCINDTISHVGNIHLPFGGVGASGVNAYHGKASFELFTHAKSMMQRNTKIQMKLAFPPYKNKLKLIKPFIR
- a CDS encoding Gfo/Idh/MocA family protein, with product MHTTFAIVGTGIVGERIIQQLQQNEQAKIIAIFDENNVRLTEIANKYDLQATTSYEEVLALKPDWVYIGTPPASHAELSNQASEAGLNVLCEKPLAHDATDGLHMVEATGKSNTRTAMHFPLMYSPSVRHMMKLVRSGEIGSVVRIELNAHFQDWPRPWQQNPWIGSREQGGFVREVFPHYLQLMCRMFGELSIHHHQTTYPTDVTLAETSVLATGATENNIPFLLNGLSGIGQKENLTYIVYGTNGVLKLRNWSELSIARKNSAFEILTSFDSVRTLVDECIAASNEKESNLVPFEEGLEVQRLIDSLLE
- a CDS encoding TRAP transporter permease, encoding MARDKKQQEQKNVDVQETELETLSEEEQDEILRKYDPESNTRDLGSVFRKIVFVGLLAFSLFQLYTAIFGQYTAYIQRSIHLGFALSLIFILFPARKRLGKTKRGKVPFYDLLLALLSVAVGLYWPLNIEKITMQVGRLTEMDMIIGIIAILLTLEAARRAVGIPITIISSVFLVYAFFGPYFPGFLNHRGQDVKSIVRTMFFTTDGILGTPISVSATFIFVFLLFGAFLVKTGVGNYFNELAVVLAGRLVGGPAKVAIFSSALQGTISGSSVANVVGSGSYTIPMMKKLGYRKEFAGGVEAAASTGGQLMPPIMGAAAFLMVEFIGGITYWEIAKAATIPAILYFTGIWIMTHFEAKRVGLKGMKEDQIPDRKKVLKKIYLLLPILGIIFFLLIGIPTMQAALYGIVLTIVVSAIRKETRIGFKDMIEALVDGARTALAVAAATACAGIIVGVVLKTGLGLGLANGLISAAGGNVFLTLVFTMFASLVLGMGSPTTANYVITSTIAAPAIITLLMIGSEPGAAIPIVVALSAHLFVFFFGIVADITPPVALAAFAASGISGGDPIKTGVTSSKLAIAAFIIPYMFVFNPALLMIGASVPEILWVVFTALIGMIAIGAGMIGYWYRKCNWIERIIAVGTGLLLIFPETITDIVGLVLFVGLVAIQYKSRDRDDNDKSVAVA
- a CDS encoding UDP-N-acetylmuramoyl-L-alanyl-D-glutamate--2,6-diaminopimelate ligase, with translation MDTKDLFSILPITQVAGALPETVTDLEVDSRAVQPGGVFVCIEGFTVDGHQYVQQAVDNGARVIVASKPIPVDLEKVAVVTVENTSRALGLLAPRYFNYPSKKMTMIGVTGTNGKTSVSGIIQSILQAAHEKSAASGTIGFNLNGTLYETENTTGNVLATQSMIAQAANEGCQTMTMEVSSHGLVEGRLAGTEFDIAVFTNLTHDHLDFHGTMENYGDAKGLLFAQLGQDLSQRKYAIVNIDDPWFEKFIEKTSYPILTYGVHNKGHFHGIDIQLEANQTRFTLVTPDGEFHVQMKLIGEFSVANALAATAALYAKGMTIESIVTYLSEIEPIAGRMEKVETDLPLTMYVDYAHTADAIQKAIEAVIPYKKNKIIFLIGTGGNRDRVKRPIMAKEASAADYVVLTTDDPRDEPYETILSELEAGMTHQQYACIGDRVEAVQHAVSVAEEDDIIIFAGKGHEDFQIIGREKYPHSDADIALEAAENKFRARKIN